A single window of Nostoc sp. C052 DNA harbors:
- a CDS encoding HAMP domain-containing sensor histidine kinase, protein MSQRELRNKINISALVHDVSNAVVNESIVLKQMIDGEYGSNLQEIKTILVSLWQTNNRVIQLIDMYRNHQSRDRLIGLNPSLIHEFDFGDLLNNLYQEYMPKAINRGLKLHYKTCKKYVHGTRVKGDATHLYRMCSNLLQNALSYTETGDILLRLLNQGDDLVVLIEDTGIGIGSEDLANIFLPFYRGTISSPGSGLGLYIAMMVAYSHGLKLSVDSVVGKGTIFTIKFPYQVNNFYGVDATIPKKPKLTHALPGRH, encoded by the coding sequence ATGTCCCAAAGAGAATTAAGAAATAAAATTAATATTTCTGCCTTGGTACATGACGTATCCAATGCAGTGGTTAATGAATCAATTGTTTTGAAGCAAATGATAGATGGAGAGTACGGAAGCAATCTCCAAGAGATAAAAACAATTCTAGTATCTTTATGGCAGACTAATAACAGAGTTATCCAACTGATAGATATGTATCGAAATCATCAATCAAGAGATAGACTTATTGGTTTAAATCCATCCTTGATTCATGAATTTGATTTTGGCGACTTATTGAATAATTTATATCAAGAGTATATGCCAAAAGCTATTAATCGGGGTTTAAAATTGCACTACAAGACTTGTAAAAAATATGTACATGGAACTAGGGTGAAAGGAGATGCAACACATCTTTACAGAATGTGTTCAAATCTACTTCAAAATGCCCTCTCATATACAGAGACAGGTGATATATTATTGCGATTGTTGAACCAGGGTGATGACTTGGTAGTTTTAATTGAAGACACGGGCATTGGTATTGGATCAGAGGATTTGGCGAATATCTTTCTACCTTTTTATCGTGGGACTATTTCTTCACCTGGCTCCGGGTTAGGATTGTATATTGCAATGATGGTAGCTTATTCTCATGGGCTGAAACTGTCTGTAGATTCTGTTGTTGGTAAGGGGACGATATTTACAATAAAATTTCCCTATCAAGTAAACAATTTTTATGGAGTAGATGCTACAATCCCGAAAAAGCCGAAATTGACTCATGCGCTACCTGGACGACACTAA
- a CDS encoding response regulator transcription factor — translation MSIMTIRVVVIEDQELCRLGIRTAIAQESDMELCGEASCGLEGLELVNSTNPDIVLLDIGLPDINGLEMTTRIKKDTLSKVIILSAYSSQNVINEAFACGADSYFLKTTKIESIKNAIRSIYRNEEYLDQAIIKRFLELNHRQSTKIKGKKYNELPTTQEIEILKLIASGYSNKEIANQLFISISTVKSHTGNLFLKLGARDRVNAILKAQSFGYLEPSTQDWRAIG, via the coding sequence ATGAGTATCATGACAATTCGGGTAGTAGTAATTGAAGACCAAGAACTGTGTAGACTTGGCATTAGAACGGCGATCGCACAAGAATCAGACATGGAACTGTGCGGCGAGGCTAGCTGTGGATTGGAGGGATTAGAGTTAGTCAACTCAACAAATCCTGATATTGTCTTGCTTGATATTGGGCTACCAGATATCAACGGACTGGAGATGACAACCAGGATTAAGAAGGACACTTTATCCAAAGTTATTATCCTCAGCGCTTATTCTAGTCAAAATGTGATTAACGAAGCTTTTGCCTGTGGTGCTGATTCATATTTCTTAAAGACAACCAAGATCGAGTCGATTAAAAACGCTATCCGTAGTATCTATCGAAATGAAGAATATCTTGACCAAGCGATTATCAAGAGATTTCTGGAATTGAACCATCGTCAGAGTACAAAAATTAAAGGCAAAAAGTACAACGAGTTGCCTACAACTCAAGAAATTGAAATTCTCAAATTAATTGCCAGTGGCTACTCCAATAAGGAAATTGCTAATCAACTTTTCATTAGTATTAGTACAGTTAAATCCCACACTGGCAACCTTTTTCTCAAGTTGGGAGCTAGAGATCGGGTCAATGCCATTCTTAAAGCTCAAAGTTTTGGCTACCTAGAACCTTCAACCCAAGACTGGAGAGCTATTGGGTAG
- a CDS encoding DUF6753 family protein codes for MRTSEILQGYSEAEQQRIVETAQQVGLAEDDPMFQVMATLGRYEETMISLQARMEAMIEAWVLTVEEKVANTSKTAQSMNNTVVSNTVRDVLTEQIPKLIQASTSSASSTSSPPKEMRLSTGNSQMRFWSICALVGGVTAAGAMLASFTTWNVMTNLGQNQSVMLSNNDLKILQWVKSSEGKQTYKLFVENQQTLAACQEENRLKGYCLIQMQKNKK; via the coding sequence GTGAGAACATCAGAAATATTGCAGGGGTATTCTGAAGCCGAACAACAGAGGATTGTTGAAACAGCGCAGCAAGTGGGGTTAGCAGAAGATGACCCGATGTTTCAAGTCATGGCAACACTTGGCAGATATGAAGAGACAATGATTTCACTGCAAGCACGAATGGAGGCAATGATTGAAGCTTGGGTACTAACAGTCGAAGAGAAAGTGGCGAATACTTCTAAAACAGCCCAATCAATGAACAACACTGTAGTCAGTAATACTGTGCGTGATGTCTTAACAGAACAAATACCGAAGCTGATACAAGCATCAACATCATCTGCATCCTCGACATCATCGCCACCAAAAGAGATGCGATTATCTACAGGAAATTCTCAGATGCGTTTTTGGTCTATCTGCGCTCTGGTAGGAGGAGTGACAGCAGCCGGTGCGATGCTTGCTTCATTTACAACTTGGAACGTGATGACTAACTTGGGTCAAAACCAATCAGTCATGTTGTCAAACAACGATCTGAAGATTTTACAATGGGTAAAATCTAGCGAAGGTAAGCAAACTTATAAGCTCTTTGTTGAGAATCAACAAACTCTGGCTGCTTGTCAAGAAGAAAATCGCTTGAAAGGATATTGCTTGATTCAAATGCAAAAGAACAAGAAATAA